In the Nitrospirales bacterium LBB_01 genome, one interval contains:
- a CDS encoding sensor histidine kinase: MASMSQIIEYAESKRNAYRQYDFTQEQADALKTFYDLAQEFNEIEELYFLCVAVPKVFLNLDAMLYLYDSRTLELSLVAKTENPEKGLYKPPPDDISPADSTYRSGNNLIVTIKGKGILSEQLPNTHKNNILGTLVVYPNTNLTEADEFFLEKYANRIGFNIHNRLLLNKNIEHLKFIRNLVADIEHNIIVPNMIFKLFLRRMKGKITKNLEIEKFLNKYTHDVECDEVCIEHLLAELSEVNQGLIEEFQNIDKHYQNTSLFLETLFRKSHFDKGHLTLRTKPCNMHKDIILHQIDRFIDRFKEMGIMVEDCCAKEADEIITVVDLGLIAQVFANLFSNALKYTDYATDDSGKKYKLMRYCREIMPGYFGADKDGVKYSVFTTGENIKTEERDKIFDEGFRGSNIGSRPGTGHGLTFIKNAVEIHGGVFGYDPLPRGNSFYFVLPV, translated from the coding sequence ATGGCTTCAATGAGCCAAATAATAGAGTATGCTGAGAGTAAGCGCAATGCTTACAGACAATATGATTTTACTCAAGAGCAGGCCGATGCTCTAAAGACGTTTTACGACCTCGCTCAGGAGTTTAATGAAATAGAGGAGCTCTATTTTTTGTGTGTAGCCGTACCAAAGGTGTTTCTTAATCTGGATGCCATGCTCTACCTCTACGATTCACGCACTCTTGAGCTTTCCTTAGTGGCAAAGACAGAAAATCCTGAAAAGGGCCTTTATAAACCGCCACCGGATGATATTAGCCCTGCCGACAGTACCTACCGCTCAGGCAATAACCTTATAGTGACAATAAAGGGAAAAGGAATTTTAAGCGAGCAGCTGCCAAATACTCATAAAAATAACATTCTTGGAACTCTTGTAGTTTACCCTAACACCAACCTTACCGAGGCAGATGAGTTTTTTTTAGAGAAGTACGCTAATAGAATTGGTTTTAACATTCACAACCGCTTATTGCTTAATAAAAACATAGAGCATCTGAAGTTTATCCGCAATCTGGTAGCCGATATTGAACACAACATCATTGTTCCCAATATGATATTTAAATTGTTTTTGCGCCGGATGAAAGGTAAAATCACAAAAAACCTGGAGATTGAAAAATTTCTCAATAAATATACGCATGATGTGGAGTGTGACGAGGTTTGTATAGAGCACCTTTTGGCGGAACTCTCGGAGGTAAACCAGGGGCTAATTGAAGAGTTTCAAAACATAGATAAACACTACCAAAACACATCGCTGTTTCTTGAAACCCTATTTAGAAAGAGCCACTTTGATAAGGGTCATTTAACCCTCAGAACAAAACCCTGCAACATGCACAAGGATATAATCCTGCACCAGATTGACCGTTTTATAGACCGCTTCAAAGAGATGGGTATAATGGTGGAGGACTGTTGCGCAAAAGAGGCAGATGAGATTATAACGGTGGTTGATCTCGGTCTTATAGCACAGGTTTTTGCTAATCTGTTTTCTAATGCCTTAAAATATACGGACTATGCCACAGATGACAGTGGTAAAAAGTACAAACTGATGCGCTACTGCAGAGAGATAATGCCGGGGTATTTTGGGGCAGATAAGGACGGGGTAAAGTACAGCGTGTTTACAACCGGAGAAAACATTAAGACAGAGGAGAGGGACAAGATATTTGATGAGGGCTTTAGAGGGTCAAACATAGGGTCACGTCCGGGAACCGGTCATGGACTTACGTTTATTAAAAACGCAGTGGAAATTCACGGCGGTGTCTTTGGTTATGACCCTTTGCCAAGGGGAAACAGTTTTTATTTCGTTCTTCCCGTATGA
- a CDS encoding glycosyltransferase family 2 protein — translation MLLGKKIAVVMPAYNAEKTLQQTYDEIPHEYVDEIIVVDDASKDSTPEVARKLGLKVIVHEKNLGYGGNQKTCYKNALVGGADVIVMLHPDYQYSPKLVTALAAMVISGHYDVALGSRILGGDALKGGMPSYKYVSNRFLTFFENIFLGIKLSEYHTGFRAFSRAVLETIPFENNSDDFIFDNQMIVQALHFGFKIGEISCPTKYFEEASSINFSRSVTYGIGVMGTSLQYFFQKKRIANYKIFENNKP, via the coding sequence ATGCTTTTAGGAAAAAAAATAGCTGTTGTTATGCCGGCGTATAATGCTGAGAAAACTCTACAGCAGACTTATGATGAGATACCTCACGAGTATGTGGATGAGATAATAGTTGTTGATGATGCCTCAAAAGACAGCACTCCTGAGGTGGCAAGAAAACTTGGTCTTAAGGTAATCGTTCACGAAAAAAATCTCGGTTATGGCGGCAATCAAAAGACGTGCTATAAAAATGCACTTGTTGGCGGGGCTGATGTAATCGTGATGCTGCACCCGGACTATCAGTATTCGCCAAAACTTGTGACGGCGCTTGCCGCAATGGTTATCTCCGGTCATTACGATGTTGCGCTTGGCTCAAGAATTTTGGGCGGCGATGCGCTAAAGGGCGGAATGCCCTCATACAAATATGTCTCCAACAGGTTTTTGACATTCTTTGAAAATATCTTTCTTGGCATTAAACTTTCAGAGTACCACACAGGGTTTAGAGCGTTCAGTAGAGCTGTGCTTGAAACCATACCGTTTGAAAATAATTCGGACGATTTCATCTTTGATAATCAGATGATAGTGCAGGCGCTGCACTTTGGGTTTAAAATCGGAGAGATTAGCTGTCCGACCAAGTATTTTGAAGAGGCATCCTCTATAAATTTCTCCCGAAGCGTCACCTATGGAATCGGTGTTATGGGAACATCGTTGCAGTACTTTTTTCAAAAGAAAAGAATCGCAAATTACAAAATATTTGAAAATAATAAACCGTAA
- a CDS encoding sigma-54-dependent Fis family transcriptional regulator, whose protein sequence is MRRIRADDAAMSTEQILIIDDDITLVESIGDVMISVGYRVLSAPNGHDGIELFKRGGVSAVLLDLVMDGIGGIETLQELKKINADVPVIIVTGYADIQSAVEATKLGAYDFVVKPPDFDKLIITLAHGIQQLQLTQETRALKGAVDTSLESQLGKSRSMSKLIADIQQVAASSFSIILQGETGTGKSYIARIIHNLSARAGKPFVKVDIGSLAEGVVESELFGHERGAFTGADKKTRGFFEAANGGTIFIDEIQNMSPNIQAKLLSVVEDKVIYPVGGRAPVDIDVRIIAATNRDINHLVETKNLRSDLYFRLGEFIITVPPLRNRREDIGFFVGKFIAEASDELDKPIRDISDEAMALLENNPWVGNIRELKNMIRRAVLFSDDGTIRYEHIKILLDGKAEVTVDNRTFMSLKETLKIEETKAIKRALELSDGNRTKTAAILKISYRGLLAKMKEYDID, encoded by the coding sequence TTGCGTCGGATACGGGCAGATGATGCAGCTATGAGCACAGAGCAGATACTCATAATAGATGATGACATAACGCTTGTGGAAAGCATCGGAGATGTTATGATATCAGTCGGCTACAGGGTGTTAAGTGCGCCAAACGGCCATGACGGGATAGAATTATTTAAGCGTGGCGGAGTATCTGCGGTTCTGTTGGATTTAGTGATGGATGGCATCGGAGGGATTGAAACACTACAGGAATTAAAAAAGATAAATGCGGACGTACCTGTAATAATAGTAACTGGCTACGCTGACATTCAATCTGCCGTAGAGGCGACAAAACTGGGTGCGTACGATTTCGTAGTGAAGCCGCCTGATTTTGACAAGTTGATAATAACTCTGGCTCACGGGATACAGCAGTTGCAGTTAACGCAGGAGACGAGGGCGTTAAAAGGCGCAGTGGATACGTCTTTAGAGAGTCAGTTAGGCAAAAGCCGCTCTATGAGCAAACTTATAGCGGATATTCAGCAGGTAGCGGCAAGCAGCTTTTCAATAATTCTGCAGGGTGAGACAGGCACCGGTAAATCATACATAGCGCGGATAATTCACAACCTGAGCGCAAGGGCAGGCAAACCGTTTGTGAAAGTTGACATTGGGAGCTTAGCAGAGGGCGTGGTGGAGAGTGAACTGTTTGGTCATGAGAGGGGTGCATTTACGGGAGCGGACAAAAAAACAAGGGGATTTTTTGAGGCTGCCAATGGCGGCACAATCTTTATAGATGAGATACAGAACATGTCGCCAAACATTCAAGCAAAGCTCTTGTCTGTGGTAGAGGACAAGGTGATTTATCCAGTTGGGGGCAGAGCTCCGGTTGACATAGATGTTAGGATTATAGCTGCTACCAACAGGGATATCAATCATTTAGTGGAAACGAAAAACCTGCGAAGCGATTTGTATTTCCGCCTTGGGGAATTTATAATAACAGTGCCACCGCTAAGGAACAGGCGCGAGGACATAGGTTTTTTTGTCGGCAAGTTTATAGCTGAGGCATCGGATGAGTTGGATAAGCCAATCAGGGATATTAGCGATGAGGCGATGGCTCTTTTAGAGAACAATCCGTGGGTAGGCAACATCAGGGAGTTAAAAAATATGATACGGCGGGCAGTGCTTTTTAGTGATGACGGCACGATACGTTATGAGCACATAAAGATACTGCTGGATGGCAAAGCAGAGGTGACTGTAGATAACAGGACGTTTATGTCGTTAAAGGAAACACTGAAAATTGAAGAGACGAAAGCTATAAAAAGAGCACTGGAGCTATCCGACGGTAACAGAACCAAAACCGCAGCCATACTTAAGATTTCCTACCGCGGCCTCCTCGCTAAAATGAAAGAATATGATATTGACTGA
- the nifS gene encoding cysteine desulfurase NifS yields MELIYLDNNATTMVAPEVKEAMSPWLDLNYGNPSSAYSFGRNVLDAIDLSRSQVASLIGAKPDEIIFTSCGTEADNTAIASALSANPLKKHIITTVVEHPAVYNYCAVMETRGYKVSYLPVDSLGRLNLKDLESAILPDTALVSIMYANNETGVVFPIKEIGQLLKGTGIIFHTDAVQAVGKVPINVKELNLDMLSLSGHKLHAPKGIGALYVRNGLPYHPLLIGGHQENGRRAGTENSASIVGLGTACQLVENLISKEVAYLTQLRNKIENTLLNNLPGSIVNGDTENRLPNTTNISFEYVDGEAILMMLDMQNICVSTGSACSSGSSEPSRILSAMSVPPTAIHGSLRISLSRYNTVSEIDKALDVVIPVVKKLRAMSPF; encoded by the coding sequence TTGGAACTTATATATCTGGACAATAATGCAACCACGATGGTGGCCCCTGAGGTTAAAGAGGCGATGTCGCCGTGGTTAGACTTAAATTACGGAAATCCCTCAAGCGCATACTCTTTTGGGAGGAACGTTTTAGACGCCATAGATCTCTCGCGCTCACAGGTTGCTTCTTTAATTGGAGCTAAACCTGATGAGATAATTTTTACGAGCTGCGGAACAGAAGCTGATAACACTGCAATTGCATCTGCATTAAGCGCTAACCCTCTGAAAAAACACATAATTACTACAGTCGTAGAACACCCGGCCGTGTATAATTACTGTGCCGTAATGGAAACCCGCGGCTACAAAGTGTCATACTTACCGGTTGACTCATTGGGCAGATTAAATTTGAAAGATTTAGAGAGTGCAATCTTGCCGGATACAGCGCTTGTCTCCATTATGTATGCCAACAATGAAACTGGAGTAGTCTTTCCAATTAAGGAAATCGGGCAGCTTCTCAAAGGAACCGGAATAATTTTTCACACCGATGCTGTACAAGCAGTTGGAAAAGTGCCCATAAATGTTAAGGAGCTAAATTTGGATATGCTTTCTCTTTCAGGGCACAAACTTCATGCGCCAAAGGGGATAGGTGCTCTGTATGTGCGGAATGGGCTGCCGTATCATCCGCTTTTAATAGGAGGACATCAGGAAAACGGCAGACGTGCCGGCACGGAAAACTCAGCCTCCATAGTGGGTCTTGGCACAGCGTGCCAGTTGGTGGAAAATCTGATTTCTAAAGAGGTGGCGTATCTTACACAATTACGCAACAAGATTGAAAATACGCTTCTAAATAATCTCCCCGGCAGCATAGTTAATGGTGACACTGAAAACCGTCTCCCTAATACTACCAACATAAGTTTTGAATACGTTGACGGCGAGGCAATCCTAATGATGCTTGACATGCAAAATATTTGTGTTTCAACTGGCTCGGCCTGCTCTTCAGGCTCCTCTGAGCCAAGCCGAATACTTAGTGCCATGAGTGTTCCGCCCACTGCCATACACGGCTCTCTTAGAATATCACTGAGCCGTTACAATACTGTCTCTGAGATAGATAAAGCCTTAGATGTTGTCATACCTGTGGTTAAAAAACTAAGAGCCATGTCTCCGTTTTAA
- a CDS encoding YggS family pyridoxal phosphate-dependent enzyme — MIDAQELARRISNINKAICNSSLKSDRNPDDVTLIAVSKYYPLELISMAIEAGVRDFGESYVKEGLEKIQTLVGHESFQCVRWHLLGHLQKNKAKKAVGVFDYIHSVDSVELAEIIDNEAQKLGKIQKVLIQPKLSDEDTKTGIDLDLIAEFTARIADMENVQLVGFMAIPPNFDNSESTRPYFQRLRTIRDEAIGRGHTSAVHLSMGMSDDYRVAIEEGATMVRVGSALFGPRQSN; from the coding sequence ATGATTGACGCACAGGAGCTTGCCCGCAGGATTTCAAACATCAATAAGGCAATCTGTAACTCCTCCTTAAAATCTGATAGAAACCCTGATGACGTAACGTTGATAGCGGTCTCTAAGTATTATCCTCTTGAGTTAATCTCTATGGCAATTGAAGCAGGGGTGCGTGACTTTGGAGAGAGTTATGTTAAAGAGGGGCTTGAGAAAATCCAGACACTTGTAGGGCATGAATCGTTTCAGTGTGTGAGGTGGCATTTGCTTGGGCATCTGCAGAAAAACAAGGCTAAAAAAGCGGTCGGAGTTTTTGACTATATTCATTCAGTTGACTCTGTGGAATTGGCTGAGATTATAGATAACGAAGCACAGAAGCTGGGGAAAATTCAGAAAGTGCTGATTCAGCCGAAACTCTCAGATGAGGATACAAAAACCGGTATAGATCTTGACCTGATTGCTGAGTTTACAGCCCGTATTGCTGACATGGAAAACGTGCAGCTTGTGGGTTTTATGGCAATCCCTCCAAATTTTGATAACTCGGAGAGCACTCGTCCGTATTTTCAAAGGTTACGCACAATTAGGGATGAGGCAATAGGGCGTGGTCATACAAGTGCTGTGCATTTATCTATGGGGATGTCTGATGATTACCGTGTGGCGATAGAGGAGGGGGCTACGATGGTAAGAGTAGGGAGCGCCCTGTTTGGACCGAGGCAAAGCAATTGA
- a CDS encoding response regulator: protein MNFLLKEGRAKKFRESFAAKVYAVVTVFIILVSVVFVTIIVRGQYKQLMENSITKGTLLAKLLAYNSRLGVFSESETILTDAVDAIKRQNDVVYVSIYNSDAKLLTKYVNGQLYKDTSDDHNEIDKIIEQLKKEKSLFFTEGKNVLCFWAPVLSDYAGDDYLQVVAGKSKLLGFVEICLTTTTLKAQIIGLFLRSILMSVFFLLIALSITFVILRKIIRPVIDLTSCMREFGETGTLTGELPITAQDEIGHLSMAFTKMIDDLHAKENEKHVMEEHLINSQKMEAIGTLAGGIAHNFNNVLTVFASKLAVAKNLLPKTHDAYARLIQAEDTIGKAKYLSNQLFTFARGGSPIKEAASIGSLIEETVPLIMAGSRLNYELEIAEDLCLAMIDKDQMRQVINNLLSNSKDAVKDRGSITVRARNAKLTDHIAVPSNGMYIKIDFMDTGIGIIEDNLSKIFTPFFTTKRNGRGLGLTIAHSIVKKHGGEVIITSEHGKWTLCEVYVPATCELGATVAIESAKTSDFSISEPVEVSAAEQKRILLLEDNDEIRTWVGLVLRDSGYRVSMARDGLEALYLYNEGKLQGQPFDVVVVDLVIEDGMGGKEAMEELLKADPDVKAIVASGYSDDPVMAEYKRYGFKACVSKPYGMDQLLDAIEFASDTGR, encoded by the coding sequence ATGAATTTTCTTTTAAAAGAGGGCAGGGCTAAGAAATTCAGGGAGAGTTTCGCTGCTAAAGTCTATGCCGTTGTCACTGTTTTTATTATATTAGTATCGGTGGTTTTTGTCACCATAATAGTACGCGGACAGTACAAACAGCTAATGGAAAATAGTATAACAAAGGGGACTCTGCTTGCCAAATTGCTGGCTTATAACAGCCGGCTTGGAGTGTTTTCAGAAAGTGAAACTATCTTGACAGATGCCGTTGATGCTATAAAAAGGCAAAACGATGTGGTCTATGTATCAATTTATAATAGTGATGCTAAACTTCTTACAAAGTACGTAAATGGTCAACTCTATAAAGACACTTCAGATGATCATAATGAAATTGATAAAATAATAGAACAACTTAAAAAAGAAAAAAGTCTCTTTTTCACCGAAGGCAAAAACGTATTATGCTTTTGGGCGCCTGTGCTATCCGATTATGCTGGGGATGACTATTTGCAGGTAGTTGCCGGTAAATCAAAATTGCTTGGTTTTGTTGAAATCTGTCTGACTACGACAACTCTTAAAGCACAAATAATCGGTCTTTTTTTAAGAAGCATACTTATGAGTGTTTTTTTTCTCTTAATAGCCTTGTCAATTACATTTGTTATCCTTAGAAAAATTATACGACCGGTGATAGATCTAACAAGCTGCATGAGGGAGTTTGGTGAAACCGGCACCTTAACCGGAGAGCTCCCTATCACTGCCCAAGATGAAATTGGTCATTTATCAATGGCTTTTACTAAAATGATAGATGATCTTCATGCCAAAGAGAATGAAAAGCATGTAATGGAGGAACATCTGATAAACTCTCAAAAAATGGAGGCTATCGGCACTCTGGCTGGAGGTATCGCACATAATTTTAACAACGTGCTGACCGTGTTTGCATCAAAACTTGCCGTGGCTAAAAACCTCCTGCCTAAGACGCATGACGCATATGCAAGACTTATACAGGCAGAAGACACAATAGGCAAGGCAAAATATTTGTCTAACCAGCTTTTTACTTTTGCCCGCGGCGGCTCTCCAATAAAAGAGGCAGCCTCAATAGGCTCTCTTATTGAAGAGACGGTGCCGCTTATCATGGCAGGCTCTCGGTTAAACTATGAACTGGAGATAGCAGAGGATTTGTGTTTAGCGATGATTGACAAGGACCAGATGCGGCAAGTAATCAATAATCTGCTCTCCAATTCTAAAGATGCAGTAAAAGACAGAGGATCCATTACGGTTAGAGCACGGAACGCTAAACTGACAGACCATATTGCAGTGCCTTCAAACGGGATGTATATTAAGATTGATTTTATGGATACAGGCATTGGGATAATAGAGGACAATTTAAGCAAAATATTTACTCCATTTTTTACTACAAAACGCAATGGGCGCGGTCTTGGACTAACCATTGCACATTCCATAGTGAAAAAGCATGGCGGAGAGGTTATAATTACATCAGAGCATGGGAAGTGGACGCTCTGTGAGGTCTATGTACCTGCCACCTGTGAGTTGGGTGCAACAGTGGCTATAGAATCAGCAAAAACCAGTGATTTCTCAATAAGTGAACCGGTTGAAGTATCCGCAGCAGAACAAAAAAGGATACTTCTGCTTGAAGATAATGATGAGATACGGACATGGGTGGGGCTTGTATTGCGTGACAGCGGCTACAGAGTGTCAATGGCAAGGGATGGTCTTGAGGCACTGTATCTGTATAATGAGGGCAAGCTACAGGGGCAGCCGTTTGATGTGGTGGTAGTGGATTTAGTGATAGAGGATGGTATGGGAGGCAAGGAGGCGATGGAGGAACTTCTGAAGGCTGATCCTGATGTTAAGGCGATAGTGGCAAGCGGTTATTCTGATGACCCTGTGATGGCTGAGTATAAAAGGTATGGCTTTAAAGCGTGTGTGTCAAAACCCTACGGTATGGATCAATTATTGGATGCGATTGAGTTTGCGTCGGATACGGGCAGATGA
- a CDS encoding M20/M25/M40 family metallo-hydrolase has translation MKTLRECVNTDRLINSFLELININSLSFSEQAIGEVLAGKLIALGFSVNIQSYGESFNLVGYKKGSVAGALPILLSSHMDTVESTEGLRVIRENGLIKTDGKTVLGADDKSGIAEILEALQVIQDKGLSVGDIEVVFTSAEERGLYGSKKFDYSLLQSKHALVLDSSGSVGKVVVSAPTHDAYTMRISGRSAHAGIEPEKGINAIMAAAKIISALPDGRIDTVTTANIGTIGGGSATNVVPREVVIEGEMRSHNLETIESLKKRMFETATKLAKKNQVRIHIEDKRHYVGFKIADDDPFVRLIDVALHKSGTFPEHLVYGGGSDANVFNERGIKSLVLSTGMQQPHTTDEHIYVNDLTSGALAVLEIVAAFRDFRLS, from the coding sequence TTGAAGACACTCCGTGAGTGTGTAAACACAGACCGTCTTATTAATAGTTTCCTTGAGCTAATCAACATAAATTCGCTGTCGTTTTCTGAGCAGGCAATCGGAGAGGTTTTAGCCGGAAAATTAATAGCATTAGGGTTTAGCGTGAATATCCAATCTTACGGGGAATCTTTTAACCTTGTGGGATACAAAAAAGGGAGCGTTGCTGGGGCATTGCCTATTTTGTTAAGCAGCCACATGGATACGGTAGAGTCAACGGAGGGGCTGCGTGTAATTAGAGAAAACGGATTGATTAAGACAGATGGGAAAACTGTGTTGGGGGCCGATGACAAAAGTGGAATAGCAGAGATACTTGAGGCTTTACAGGTGATACAAGACAAGGGGCTTTCAGTAGGAGACATAGAGGTGGTGTTTACGTCTGCAGAGGAAAGGGGACTCTATGGCTCTAAGAAATTTGATTATAGTTTGTTACAGAGCAAACATGCGCTGGTACTGGACAGCAGCGGTAGTGTTGGCAAGGTGGTTGTGTCAGCGCCCACTCATGATGCTTACACGATGCGGATAAGCGGCCGCTCTGCTCACGCAGGCATTGAGCCTGAAAAAGGGATAAATGCAATAATGGCTGCGGCAAAGATAATATCTGCTTTACCTGATGGCAGAATTGACACAGTCACAACGGCTAACATTGGCACAATTGGCGGCGGCTCTGCCACAAACGTGGTTCCGCGCGAGGTGGTGATAGAGGGAGAGATGAGAAGTCACAACCTTGAGACAATAGAGAGTCTTAAGAAAAGAATGTTTGAGACAGCGACAAAGTTAGCAAAGAAAAATCAGGTAAGAATCCACATAGAAGATAAGCGGCACTATGTTGGGTTTAAAATAGCGGATGATGATCCATTTGTAAGGCTTATTGACGTAGCGTTACACAAAAGCGGAACATTTCCTGAACACCTTGTATATGGCGGCGGCTCGGATGCTAACGTGTTTAATGAACGTGGGATTAAATCACTGGTGCTATCAACCGGAATGCAGCAGCCTCACACCACAGATGAGCACATATACGTCAATGATTTAACCTCCGGCGCCCTTGCCGTCCTTGAGATAGTTGCTGCGTTTAGAGATTTTAGGCTAAGTTAG
- a CDS encoding YeeE/YedE family protein gives MLELVSLSEFLKRLSNIFDPDTIAAVKGASSLYGGLILGLLFGVVLQKGRLCKYDTVSGLFRLQDFTVFRLGTPILMVSMVLVYILTDMGIIELHVPKTVIVPQIVGGLMFGAAIAILGYCPGTAAGALGEGALDSIPAIAGMMAGAAIYAEFFHDEWSKTFLTWGNIGSETFAELLQISPWYLIVLFLLMAAMFLLMMTMFDWMLVFLRKTFNMYMDLTDALEEKVPPAVKQSQGNVSETVRNLKKNIRDIFSK, from the coding sequence ATGCTGGAACTTGTATCTTTAAGTGAATTTCTAAAAAGGTTGTCGAATATATTTGACCCGGATACAATTGCTGCCGTAAAGGGTGCTTCAAGTCTTTACGGAGGATTAATTCTCGGTCTTCTGTTTGGAGTTGTGCTGCAAAAGGGGAGGCTCTGTAAATATGACACAGTGTCGGGACTTTTCAGGCTTCAGGATTTTACGGTGTTTCGTCTTGGTACCCCTATTCTAATGGTTTCCATGGTGCTGGTGTATATTTTAACTGATATGGGAATTATAGAACTCCATGTTCCTAAAACAGTTATAGTGCCACAAATTGTAGGCGGTTTGATGTTTGGCGCTGCTATAGCCATTCTGGGTTATTGTCCTGGAACTGCTGCTGGAGCTTTGGGTGAGGGCGCACTTGATTCCATACCGGCCATTGCCGGCATGATGGCAGGGGCTGCCATATACGCCGAGTTTTTCCACGATGAGTGGTCAAAGACATTTCTTACATGGGGAAACATCGGCTCTGAGACGTTTGCAGAGCTGCTTCAAATCAGCCCATGGTATCTGATAGTGTTATTTTTACTGATGGCTGCCATGTTTCTTCTTATGATGACTATGTTTGATTGGATGCTTGTGTTTCTTAGGAAAACATTTAATATGTACATGGATCTGACTGATGCTCTTGAGGAGAAGGTTCCGCCTGCGGTTAAGCAATCACAGGGAAATGTCAGTGAAACAGTACGTAATCTAAAGAAAAATATAAGGGATATTTTCTCTAAATAG